From a single Shewanella denitrificans OS217 genomic region:
- the amt gene encoding ammonium transporter encodes MSESFLLNLWILLCACLVLIMQAGFTCFESGNVRNKNSVNVALKNVSDFCVCAVCYWAFGYALMYGNSIDGIVGANGFFYSTTTNSHETSFFLFQLMFCCTSATIISGAVAERMRFTGYILVTLLAASLIYPLFGHWAWGGRILGSETSTPGWLEQLGFIDFAGATVVHSVGGWMALACVLIIGPRLGRFNNKHGVNQIFGDNLPLTALGTFLLFLGWFGFNGGSYGKIDDMLSSVFVNTALGGTFGGFVVLLICIWQQSLLSIRFVLNGVLAGLVAITASANSISSIDAATIGGISGALSFFATILLEKCKIDDVVSVVPVHLIGGIWGTLALAIFADGQYFIAGNSRVDQFLIQLLGVVTCGIFAFGLPYMLIRLLNRVYPLRVSPRVEILGLNFGEFGLKSETFNFLKQMRKNKNSHKNKQAVSVDFFSDIGLIEAEYNAFLEVINLQQRQADINSHRLSRLAKTDHLTRLNNRLGFDECYDSEWLRMRREKKPFSLLLIDIDHFKLYNDHYGHPRGDQCLQQVALVLASTAKRPADCCARVGGEEFAILLPDTDSEAGEKIANDINIRLKALEIPHLSSPIMPYVTVSIGIATLTPERYDSLDQAYLYQCADDALYSAKQAGRNGVKAVIIDEAHEQTKK; translated from the coding sequence ATGTCTGAAAGTTTCTTGCTCAACCTTTGGATCTTGCTCTGCGCTTGCTTGGTATTGATTATGCAGGCAGGCTTTACCTGTTTCGAAAGCGGCAATGTACGCAACAAAAACAGTGTGAATGTTGCCCTTAAAAATGTCTCTGATTTTTGTGTCTGCGCAGTCTGCTATTGGGCCTTTGGCTATGCGCTCATGTACGGTAATTCTATCGACGGGATAGTAGGAGCTAATGGTTTCTTCTACTCCACTACAACCAACTCTCATGAAACCAGCTTTTTTCTATTTCAATTAATGTTTTGCTGTACATCAGCCACCATCATCTCAGGGGCCGTGGCCGAACGCATGCGCTTTACCGGTTATATCTTAGTCACCTTGTTAGCCGCTTCGCTTATCTACCCCCTCTTTGGCCACTGGGCCTGGGGAGGGCGAATTCTTGGCAGTGAAACTAGTACGCCGGGATGGTTAGAGCAATTAGGTTTCATCGATTTTGCTGGCGCCACTGTGGTGCATTCGGTCGGTGGTTGGATGGCGTTAGCGTGCGTCCTCATTATTGGTCCCCGCCTTGGACGATTTAATAACAAACACGGAGTTAATCAGATTTTTGGGGATAATTTACCCCTGACAGCCTTAGGCACTTTCTTGTTATTTCTCGGTTGGTTCGGTTTTAACGGTGGCAGTTACGGCAAAATTGATGACATGCTTTCCAGTGTATTTGTCAATACTGCCCTCGGGGGCACCTTCGGTGGTTTTGTGGTGCTGCTAATCTGTATTTGGCAACAGTCCTTATTGAGCATACGCTTTGTACTTAATGGCGTCTTGGCGGGTTTAGTTGCCATCACAGCCAGCGCCAACAGCATCAGCTCCATTGATGCCGCGACCATAGGGGGGATCTCGGGCGCCCTCAGTTTTTTCGCAACCATATTGCTAGAAAAATGCAAAATCGATGATGTCGTCAGTGTAGTGCCAGTGCATCTCATCGGGGGTATTTGGGGCACATTAGCCCTAGCTATCTTTGCCGATGGCCAATACTTTATTGCTGGTAACAGTCGTGTCGATCAATTTTTAATTCAGCTATTGGGCGTGGTGACCTGCGGGATATTTGCCTTTGGGTTACCTTATATGTTAATTCGATTATTAAACCGCGTTTATCCTTTAAGAGTCTCACCGCGAGTGGAAATACTCGGGCTAAATTTTGGCGAATTTGGCTTAAAAAGTGAAACCTTTAACTTTCTCAAACAAATGCGGAAAAATAAAAACAGTCACAAAAATAAGCAAGCTGTTTCGGTAGACTTTTTTTCCGATATAGGCCTGATTGAAGCCGAGTACAATGCCTTTTTAGAGGTCATCAATTTGCAACAAAGGCAGGCTGACATCAATAGCCATAGATTGTCTCGACTGGCGAAAACGGATCATTTGACACGTTTAAATAACCGCTTAGGATTCGATGAATGTTACGACAGTGAATGGCTCAGAATGCGGCGGGAGAAAAAGCCCTTTAGCTTGTTACTCATAGATATAGATCATTTCAAATTGTATAACGATCATTATGGCCACCCTAGAGGCGATCAATGCCTGCAACAAGTCGCATTAGTTCTAGCCTCAACCGCAAAGCGGCCAGCAGATTGCTGCGCTAGGGTCGGCGGCGAAGAATTTGCCATATTGCTGCCCGATACTGACAGCGAGGCAGGAGAAAAAATCGCCAATGACATTAATATTCGCCTTAAAGCACTGGAAATTCCTCATCTCAGTTCGCCCATCATGCCTTATGTCACCGTCAGTATCGGTATCGCCACTTTAACGCCAGAACGCTACGATAGTCTTGATCAGGCTTATCTCTACCAGTGCGCCGATGATGCTTTGTACAGCGCCAAGCAAGCGGGGCGAAATGGCGTTAAAGCAGTCATCATAGATGAAGCCCATGAGCAGACTAAAAAGTAA
- a CDS encoding oxidase UstYa family protein produces MTPNDFIETKAPQLAYYGKAFLDNQLDYEEVKLYMWDVLEEWQCVNYAHQSQFTELTAIQTNTETDTEKVFWHLLHCFDTWSEMMIRGNQYLRQQVNECCDYINLGGEMPLNCVGVRP; encoded by the coding sequence ATAACGCCAAACGATTTTATCGAAACCAAGGCCCCCCAACTGGCTTACTACGGTAAAGCTTTTCTAGACAACCAGTTAGACTATGAAGAGGTCAAACTCTATATGTGGGATGTACTAGAAGAGTGGCAATGCGTTAACTATGCACATCAATCACAATTCACTGAGCTCACAGCCATTCAAACGAATACCGAAACCGACACAGAAAAAGTCTTTTGGCATCTATTACATTGTTTCGATACTTGGTCAGAAATGATGATACGTGGCAATCAATACCTCAGACAGCAAGTCAACGAGTGTTGTGATTACATCAATTTAGGCGGTGAAATGCCGTTAAATTGTGTCGGAGTACGCCCTTAA
- a CDS encoding nuclear transport factor 2 family protein, which produces MKQTTSQCSDFSTITAVVQGYFEGLYHGDVAKLSGLFHQDAWLKAPGVRRSLAEWLLDVDQRPTPFEQGSAFAFEILAIDLVQDQAMVKVKCPLFDFNYVDFLGLLKEQGQWRIVNKMYSDIAQTRQ; this is translated from the coding sequence ATGAAACAAACGACGAGTCAATGCAGCGATTTCTCCACCATCACTGCTGTCGTCCAAGGCTATTTCGAAGGCCTGTATCACGGTGATGTGGCTAAACTTAGCGGCCTATTTCACCAAGATGCCTGGCTAAAAGCACCTGGGGTTAGGCGCTCATTAGCTGAGTGGCTCTTAGACGTTGACCAGAGGCCCACGCCTTTCGAGCAAGGCAGCGCCTTTGCCTTTGAGATCTTAGCCATAGATCTAGTGCAAGATCAGGCCATGGTGAAAGTGAAATGCCCTTTGTTTGATTTTAACTATGTGGACTTTCTCGGGCTGTTAAAAGAGCAAGGCCAATGGCGAATCGTGAACAAGATGTATAGCGATATTGCGCAGACACGACAATAG
- a CDS encoding YajQ family cyclic di-GMP-binding protein has translation MPSMDIVSEVNEEELRNAVENSRRELSSRFDFRGKEAEIEHKEFIVTLKAEDDFQCRQLVDILRIQLSKRDVDPSSMEVDDKAIHSGKTFSLKVSFKQGIDSLVAKKLVKQIKDSKLKVQAAIQGDTVRVTGKKRDDLQAVMRLAKESELGQPFQFNNFRD, from the coding sequence ATGCCATCTATGGATATCGTTTCTGAAGTCAACGAAGAAGAATTACGTAACGCGGTCGAGAACTCTCGCAGAGAGCTAAGTAGTCGTTTCGATTTCAGGGGCAAAGAAGCCGAGATAGAGCACAAGGAATTCATTGTGACACTTAAGGCAGAAGATGATTTTCAGTGTCGTCAATTGGTGGATATCCTGCGTATTCAACTGAGTAAGCGCGATGTGGATCCCTCTTCCATGGAAGTGGATGATAAAGCCATTCACAGCGGCAAGACCTTTTCTTTGAAAGTGAGCTTCAAGCAAGGCATAGATAGTCTAGTGGCGAAGAAGTTAGTCAAGCAAATTAAAGACAGCAAGCTTAAAGTTCAGGCTGCAATCCAAGGTGATACAGTGCGAGTTACCGGCAAGAAACGTGATGATTTACAAGCCGTGATGCGCCTTGCTAAAGAATCTGAACTGGGTCAGCCATTTCAGTTTAATAACTTTAGAGATTGA
- a CDS encoding HAD family hydrolase — protein MIDVLSLKGIIFDLDGTLVTSSLDFRLIREELNCPQQQDLLVFVAQLTCPKAQVQANKIIARHEYQDAQSAKPMAGMTPLFDALESARLPSAIVTRNSQVASTVKISNTRIPVQLVLTREDYPPKPAPDALLAIAELWQLEPASLLYVGDYLYDIQAAHNAGMQSCFINHGHSKDYQHQADLVISHLAELTVLLTQAR, from the coding sequence TTGATAGACGTTTTAAGCCTCAAAGGCATTATTTTTGATCTCGATGGCACCTTAGTGACCTCGAGCCTAGACTTCAGGCTCATCCGAGAAGAACTGAACTGCCCGCAGCAGCAAGACTTATTAGTGTTCGTGGCGCAGTTAACCTGCCCAAAAGCTCAAGTGCAAGCCAATAAAATTATTGCCCGCCACGAGTATCAAGATGCCCAAAGTGCAAAGCCTATGGCTGGCATGACACCCCTGTTTGATGCCCTAGAAAGCGCTAGGCTACCCAGCGCTATTGTCACCCGCAACAGTCAAGTCGCCAGCACAGTGAAAATCAGCAATACCCGTATTCCCGTTCAACTGGTGCTGACCCGTGAAGATTATCCACCAAAGCCTGCCCCCGATGCCTTACTTGCCATCGCCGAGCTGTGGCAGCTTGAGCCGGCCTCGCTCCTCTATGTGGGTGATTATCTTTATGATATTCAAGCGGCGCACAATGCAGGCATGCAAAGCTGCTTTATCAATCATGGTCACAGCAAAGACTATCAACACCAAGCGGATTTAGTGATAAGCCATTTGGCTGAGTTAACCGTCTTGCTCACTCAGGCTAGATAA
- a CDS encoding DMT family transporter, with the protein MTLFQQPIFYGLLMCAAGIGIPVMAALNAGLGTKLNSPALATSILFMVGGTVSLIYLLITGIPRATIQGPIPILFFSGGLFVIFYILSITWVGPKFGIGNAVCLVLLGQLISTSVIDHYGFFGAIRYSMSTTRLIGLGLMILGVFLTVRRF; encoded by the coding sequence ATGACCCTATTCCAACAACCGATATTTTATGGCTTATTGATGTGCGCTGCGGGCATAGGGATCCCTGTGATGGCAGCACTAAATGCAGGCTTAGGTACTAAATTAAACAGCCCAGCCTTAGCCACCAGCATATTGTTTATGGTCGGCGGTACGGTTTCGCTTATCTACCTATTAATTACCGGCATCCCAAGAGCCACCATTCAAGGCCCCATCCCAATATTGTTCTTTTCTGGTGGTCTGTTCGTTATATTTTATATTCTAAGCATTACTTGGGTTGGGCCTAAATTTGGCATAGGCAATGCGGTATGCCTAGTCTTGCTTGGCCAGTTAATCTCAACTTCTGTGATAGACCATTACGGCTTCTTCGGCGCGATACGCTATTCCATGTCTACCACTCGCCTCATCGGGCTTGGCTTGATGATATTGGGTGTATTCTTAACTGTGCGGCGTTTTTAA
- a CDS encoding ACT domain-containing protein, whose protein sequence is MSGITELAQLLASMKPELSQDEFVFCSMNGTLEAYVHLAPLATFSEEEGLTLVLTKSAASGAGLAFEQCFKRITLTVHSSLDAVGLTAAVATKLTSKGISANVIAAYYHDHIFVPSAKAEQALLALEELSA, encoded by the coding sequence ATGAGTGGTATTACTGAATTAGCCCAATTATTGGCCTCGATGAAACCTGAGCTTAGCCAGGATGAGTTTGTGTTTTGTAGCATGAATGGCACGCTCGAAGCCTATGTGCATTTGGCCCCCTTGGCAACATTTAGTGAGGAAGAAGGTTTGACCTTAGTGCTCACAAAATCTGCAGCTAGCGGAGCAGGTTTAGCATTCGAGCAGTGTTTTAAACGGATAACCTTAACCGTGCATTCGAGCTTAGATGCGGTGGGGTTAACGGCTGCTGTTGCCACTAAATTGACTTCAAAAGGCATCAGCGCCAATGTGATTGCCGCCTATTATCACGATCATATTTTTGTTCCAAGTGCTAAGGCTGAGCAGGCCCTATTAGCACTTGAAGAGTTAAGTGCTTAA
- a CDS encoding AmpG family muropeptide MFS transporter has product MTQFISASIDALRVYYHKRVLILLLLGFSAGLPLMLVFSTLSFWLREAGVDRAAIGYFSWIALAYAFKWVWSPLVDRMSLPLLTRWLGRRRAWMLLAQILLVLAILGMSVSDPLEDLDKLVLFALMLAFASATQDIVIDAFRIESAPEKMQAALAAAYQVGYRSAMIVATAGALTIAAWVQPGDDSYNLEAWQTAYTIMAALMGVGILTTLFSREPVVDTKEADATEDAMRQSLSENYPKPVAAAMSWVYTASVLPFLDFFKRYGKSAILILLLISCYRISDIVMGIMANVFYVDMGFSKEEIAFISKVYGLIMTLVGAAFGGVLLARYGTIKILFLGALLVALTNLLFAWQAVVGYDVTLLTLVISIDNFSAGIATAAFIAYLSSLTSSGYSATQYALLSSIMLLFPKFIAGFSGEYVDAFGYVNFFIAASIIGLPVLILIALLQRKNGQIAALAAKEAKADVE; this is encoded by the coding sequence ATGACTCAATTTATTAGTGCCTCCATCGATGCCCTGCGTGTTTATTATCATAAACGTGTGCTTATCTTACTGTTACTTGGCTTCTCCGCTGGCTTACCGCTCATGCTGGTCTTTTCAACCTTGAGCTTTTGGCTGCGAGAAGCAGGCGTCGATAGGGCTGCTATCGGCTATTTCAGCTGGATTGCCTTAGCCTATGCCTTCAAATGGGTCTGGTCCCCCTTAGTAGACAGAATGTCCTTGCCTTTGCTCACCCGCTGGCTAGGCAGGCGCCGCGCTTGGATGCTGTTGGCGCAAATATTACTGGTACTGGCGATTTTGGGCATGTCGGTTAGCGATCCCTTAGAAGATTTAGACAAGCTCGTTCTGTTCGCCTTGATGCTGGCTTTCGCCTCGGCCACTCAAGATATTGTCATCGACGCGTTTAGAATCGAGTCTGCCCCAGAGAAAATGCAAGCCGCACTCGCCGCCGCTTATCAAGTGGGCTATCGCAGTGCCATGATAGTTGCCACCGCAGGTGCGCTCACCATAGCCGCTTGGGTGCAACCTGGCGATGACAGCTACAACCTTGAAGCCTGGCAGACAGCCTACACCATTATGGCGGCCTTAATGGGGGTTGGTATACTCACCACTCTTTTCAGCCGAGAACCTGTGGTGGATACCAAGGAAGCCGATGCCACTGAAGATGCCATGAGGCAAAGCTTAAGCGAAAATTACCCCAAACCTGTCGCGGCGGCAATGTCATGGGTTTACACTGCTAGCGTACTGCCATTTTTGGACTTTTTTAAACGCTACGGCAAGAGCGCCATACTGATTTTATTGCTGATTTCATGTTATCGCATTTCAGATATTGTCATGGGGATCATGGCTAATGTGTTTTATGTAGACATGGGATTTAGCAAGGAAGAAATCGCCTTTATCAGTAAAGTTTATGGGTTAATCATGACCTTAGTGGGCGCGGCATTTGGCGGGGTACTATTAGCTCGCTATGGCACCATAAAAATTCTTTTCCTAGGTGCCTTACTGGTGGCGCTAACCAATTTATTGTTCGCCTGGCAAGCTGTGGTCGGTTATGACGTGACTTTGCTAACCTTAGTGATTTCCATCGATAACTTCAGCGCAGGTATCGCCACCGCGGCCTTTATTGCTTACCTTTCAAGCCTGACAAGCTCGGGCTATAGCGCCACCCAGTACGCACTGCTTTCATCGATTATGTTGCTATTCCCTAAATTTATTGCAGGATTTTCAGGGGAATATGTGGATGCTTTTGGCTATGTAAACTTCTTTATCGCCGCCAGTATCATAGGCTTGCCCGTGTTAATCTTGATCGCCTTGTTGCAGCGAAAGAATGGCCAAATTGCCGCACTTGCAGCCAAGGAAGCAAAAGCTGACGTTGAGTAG
- a CDS encoding glutathione S-transferase family protein produces the protein MYQLYYLKDACSLATHVVLLELGQEISIINKQESEDFNSLNPTGTVPVLVHDAKVMTEGAAIMLHILNTHKSPLFPEEKHARLQAVQDIMFANATMHPAYSKLFFIAQHIRDPKAKLMAFTAAANSINQLWAVVEQQLADKPFLGGDAPSAADIMLSVYSRWSGSFPIDILFGERTRSMLSAVQAMPSFQTAIKAQAA, from the coding sequence ATGTACCAGCTCTACTATTTAAAAGACGCCTGCTCACTTGCCACCCATGTTGTTTTACTGGAATTGGGGCAAGAGATAAGCATTATAAACAAGCAAGAAAGTGAAGATTTTAATTCGCTTAACCCCACTGGGACTGTGCCTGTATTAGTCCATGACGCTAAGGTGATGACTGAAGGGGCAGCCATCATGCTGCATATTCTCAATACCCATAAAAGCCCGCTATTCCCTGAAGAGAAACATGCTCGTTTGCAGGCAGTACAAGACATAATGTTTGCCAATGCAACCATGCATCCAGCCTACTCTAAGCTGTTCTTTATCGCCCAGCACATCAGAGACCCAAAAGCCAAATTGATGGCGTTTACTGCCGCAGCCAATAGCATTAATCAATTATGGGCCGTGGTGGAACAGCAATTAGCAGACAAGCCTTTTCTAGGGGGAGATGCACCGTCAGCTGCGGATATTATGCTAAGTGTTTATTCCCGCTGGAGTGGCTCATTTCCCATCGATATCCTGTTTGGTGAGCGAACCCGCAGCATGCTAAGTGCCGTGCAAGCTATGCCAAGCTTTCAAACCGCCATCAAAGCCCAAGCAGCCTAA
- a CDS encoding LysR family transcriptional regulator — MDKLRGMQLFVRLADLGSFTRVAEQTNSSKSMVSKEISRLEADLGARLLHRSTRNVQLTPVGEGYLVRAREILAKLADAESFAQDQQLNLRGKLKINAPMALGITDLSSLFADFMQAHPEIELDIHLGDESIDLVEQGFDLGFRASSTPIDSNYVGRALTAFTYRVCASPDYLKQHPSIDSPEDLQAHNCFVYSYFHGKNIWPIEDGVAVKGNLQVNSTLFMMESIKKGLGLGFIPDFVCQQAIDSGQVVEVLADAKKPKLTLYALYPARHFVPAKLVECIEYLTLWFANKKLLQMHKR; from the coding sequence GTGGATAAACTACGTGGGATGCAACTCTTTGTCCGCTTAGCCGATTTAGGCAGTTTTACTCGCGTCGCCGAGCAAACCAATAGCTCTAAATCCATGGTAAGTAAGGAAATCAGCCGATTAGAGGCCGACTTAGGCGCCCGTTTATTGCATCGTTCTACCCGAAATGTGCAATTAACCCCTGTGGGGGAAGGTTACTTAGTGCGTGCTAGAGAGATACTGGCAAAACTTGCTGACGCCGAGAGCTTTGCCCAAGATCAGCAGTTGAATTTACGGGGAAAGCTTAAAATAAATGCCCCTATGGCCCTGGGCATTACCGACTTGTCTAGCCTATTTGCCGATTTCATGCAGGCCCACCCAGAGATAGAACTCGACATTCACTTAGGGGATGAAAGCATTGATCTGGTAGAGCAAGGGTTTGATCTTGGTTTTCGCGCCTCGAGTACCCCCATAGATTCTAATTATGTGGGCAGAGCGCTAACGGCTTTTACCTATCGAGTTTGTGCCTCTCCTGACTACCTAAAACAGCACCCTAGTATTGATTCACCTGAAGATCTGCAAGCGCATAACTGTTTTGTATACAGCTATTTTCATGGAAAAAATATCTGGCCAATTGAAGATGGGGTGGCAGTGAAAGGCAATTTACAGGTGAATAGCACCCTATTTATGATGGAGTCGATTAAGAAGGGCCTTGGACTCGGCTTTATTCCTGATTTTGTCTGTCAGCAGGCAATCGACAGCGGCCAAGTGGTTGAAGTATTAGCCGATGCAAAAAAACCTAAGCTCACGCTCTATGCCTTATATCCAGCGCGACATTTTGTCCCAGCCAAGTTAGTAGAATGCATTGAATATTTAACTCTTTGGTTTGCTAATAAAAAATTACTCCAAATGCATAAGCGCTAA
- a CDS encoding endonuclease/exonuclease/phosphatase family protein produces the protein MSSLEASQIRIASINLFNFIAPPDAYYDFENIYSQDQWAKKLAWFKAFFEENPADVVGFQEVFSPDELQSLMASLGYPHFAVLDSAELIGDYVYKSPVVALASRFPIVEMALVTPAPQLCQHIGVLADFSFSRKPLRATLALPQIGLCDVYVVHLKSKRSDLGQGSELVTDLNGGADLMARQALGRVASNLQRATEAALLFHQIMLRRQNSSQPVILLGDFNDSLSSSALEAFKVTPKQIYRADIEDKALKAMFEAQLTQALNHFCLFDSYDLHRHSVKLNQNLLQDEFESSASDADQEISPSLKLDSWQRASTHYFGNTGSVLDYILVSSEFDASQNASLAEVVNYQTFDRHLVRPDYERDNMSTDHAPVMMTLAVRR, from the coding sequence ATGTCATCCCTTGAGGCTAGTCAAATCCGTATTGCCAGTATCAATCTGTTTAATTTTATTGCACCGCCCGATGCCTATTATGATTTTGAAAACATCTATAGCCAAGATCAATGGGCTAAAAAGCTCGCTTGGTTTAAGGCGTTTTTTGAAGAAAACCCAGCCGATGTCGTAGGCTTTCAAGAAGTCTTCAGTCCAGATGAATTGCAATCCTTAATGGCCTCTTTGGGCTACCCTCATTTTGCTGTGCTCGACTCCGCTGAGCTGATTGGCGACTACGTTTATAAAAGCCCTGTGGTTGCCTTGGCATCGCGCTTCCCCATAGTGGAAATGGCGTTAGTCACCCCCGCGCCGCAGCTGTGCCAGCATATTGGTGTGTTGGCCGACTTTAGTTTCAGTCGAAAGCCCCTACGCGCCACCTTAGCCTTGCCACAAATTGGCCTCTGTGACGTGTATGTGGTGCACCTTAAATCCAAACGCAGCGATCTCGGTCAGGGAAGTGAGCTGGTAACCGATTTGAATGGCGGCGCCGATCTGATGGCTCGCCAAGCCTTGGGACGAGTAGCCTCCAATTTACAAAGGGCCACAGAAGCCGCGTTATTATTTCATCAAATTATGTTGCGCCGGCAAAATAGCTCCCAACCTGTAATATTGCTGGGGGACTTTAACGACAGCCTATCGAGCTCGGCATTGGAGGCGTTTAAGGTCACCCCTAAACAAATTTATCGCGCCGATATAGAAGATAAAGCCTTAAAGGCCATGTTTGAAGCACAATTGACTCAGGCGTTAAACCATTTCTGTCTGTTCGACAGCTATGACTTGCATCGTCACAGCGTTAAGCTGAATCAAAATCTGCTCCAAGATGAGTTTGAATCTAGTGCGAGTGATGCAGACCAAGAGATAAGCCCTAGCCTAAAGCTAGACTCATGGCAGCGGGCATCGACCCATTATTTTGGCAATACAGGTTCAGTGTTGGACTACATTCTAGTGTCCAGTGAATTTGATGCCAGTCAAAATGCGAGCCTTGCTGAAGTGGTCAATTACCAAACGTTCGATCGTCACTTAGTGCGCCCAGATTATGAAAGAGACAATATGAGCACAGATCATGCTCCCGTGATGATGACCCTAGCGGTGAGACGCTAG
- a CDS encoding VanZ family protein, with product MTYKLFFKLALAAAVIVISYLVFSKPTYSQSFAHMDKVGHFGSFFSLAMLTHLAFRPRWFTMVGILACYAILIEVVQSHLPYRSASMGDVAADLAGVAAFFLISWLRHRYKASINSKAAKSKGADN from the coding sequence ATGACGTATAAATTATTTTTCAAGCTGGCATTAGCTGCTGCCGTCATCGTCATCAGTTATTTGGTCTTCTCAAAACCCACTTATTCTCAGTCTTTTGCTCACATGGATAAGGTCGGCCATTTTGGCAGTTTCTTTTCATTGGCCATGCTGACTCACTTAGCCTTCAGGCCGCGCTGGTTCACTATGGTGGGGATTTTAGCCTGTTATGCCATCCTAATTGAGGTGGTACAGTCTCATTTGCCTTACCGCAGTGCCTCCATGGGCGATGTGGCGGCGGATCTTGCAGGGGTTGCCGCCTTCTTCCTTATCAGTTGGCTCAGACACAGATACAAGGCAAGCATCAATAGTAAAGCCGCTAAATCCAAAGGCGCGGACAACTAA
- a CDS encoding ketopantoate reductase family protein, which translates to MTPSAEDVLQNTANIAVLGVGAVGQLICHQLTAKAAKVLLLTRDVSGPQTLTCQPLMDASATSCVPDSVTHQYPSLITTNLTAEHLAHIRLLIVTTKAYQVVALLTPLLAKLRADCHILLLHNGMGPHLALSVLLAQHPAMGLSLGTTSQGAMRLSQWQIKHTGTGLTQLGHGFGAVINDNYRALLLDAIPDSHWQDDIITSLWQKLAINCAINPLTAIHQCQNGALAAPQHQDTISQLLLELIPVAKAQGVKLELDNLLEKVNQVIHLTAQNYSSMYQDITHHRPTEIAQINGYVSQCAQEYGLKTPLHHAILASIKSLEAQD; encoded by the coding sequence ATGACCCCCTCTGCCGAGGACGTTCTCCAAAACACAGCGAATATCGCCGTACTCGGTGTCGGCGCTGTCGGCCAGCTAATTTGCCATCAATTAACAGCAAAAGCGGCCAAGGTACTGTTATTAACCCGTGACGTCAGTGGCCCGCAAACTCTGACATGCCAGCCCCTTATGGACGCAAGTGCAACAAGCTGCGTGCCTGATAGTGTTACACATCAATACCCAAGCCTAATCACGACTAATCTCACGGCTGAACACCTAGCTCATATTCGCCTCTTGATTGTCACCACTAAGGCTTATCAGGTGGTGGCGTTACTCACGCCATTACTGGCAAAGCTCAGAGCCGATTGTCACATTCTATTACTGCATAATGGCATGGGGCCTCACTTAGCATTAAGTGTTCTGCTTGCTCAACATCCTGCAATGGGGTTGAGTTTAGGCACCACATCACAAGGGGCGATGCGGCTATCACAATGGCAGATTAAGCATACAGGAACAGGGTTAACTCAGCTTGGACATGGCTTTGGCGCCGTTATTAACGACAATTATCGCGCCTTGCTGTTGGATGCCATTCCCGATAGCCATTGGCAAGATGACATTATCACTAGTCTATGGCAAAAGCTTGCCATCAATTGTGCCATCAATCCACTTACCGCCATCCATCAATGCCAAAATGGCGCGCTAGCTGCACCTCAACATCAAGACACCATAAGCCAGTTATTACTCGAGCTCATTCCTGTGGCTAAGGCCCAAGGGGTTAAGCTTGAGTTGGATAATCTGCTTGAAAAGGTTAATCAGGTTATTCATCTCACGGCGCAAAACTACTCTTCCATGTACCAAGACATTACTCATCATAGGCCTACGGAAATAGCACAAATCAATGGCTACGTGAGCCAATGTGCCCAAGAGTATGGCCTGAAAACGCCTTTGCACCACGCTATACTTGCCAGCATCAAATCACTTGAAGCTCAGGATTAA
- a CDS encoding tautomerase family protein codes for MPYINVKITDEGVSNEQKQAIIRGCTELMVKVLNKNPATTFVVIEEVSTDNWGIGFDQVTELRKRASQT; via the coding sequence ATGCCATATATCAATGTAAAAATTACCGATGAAGGTGTCAGTAATGAACAAAAACAGGCCATTATCAGGGGCTGCACTGAGCTTATGGTGAAAGTGTTAAATAAAAACCCAGCCACGACTTTCGTTGTTATTGAGGAGGTCAGCACCGACAACTGGGGCATAGGGTTCGATCAAGTCACTGAACTGCGTAAGCGAGCATCACAAACGTAA